The following are encoded in a window of Pseudomonas multiresinivorans genomic DNA:
- a CDS encoding efflux RND transporter periplasmic adaptor subunit — protein sequence MKTPACLLLAGLLAGCGPTPSAPVDIVRPVKLYSVPAATAEGVRQFPGQLVASDEVDLSFRLAGHLKTLTVKQGQRVERGQLIAELDDADLRLRVRDREASYNLARAQYQRVATLNERQLVARAELDQRKAQLDSAEAALKLARQELGYARLTAPFTGVIAQVPVQNHQMLQPKQPVAILQSADSYDVQFQLPESLLERVDGASLRSDYQPIVRLARVPGRDFPAHYKEHSTRPDPATLSYTVTLTLERPKDVTLLPGMSATVEVDFARLGRDAQALLRVPVEAVFSADDGAPGQSQVWVVKGEGDALRVERRTVELGQPDAEGIQILSGLEPGERIVAAGTSELREGQAVRPWQRERGL from the coding sequence GTGAAAACGCCCGCCTGCCTTCTGCTCGCCGGCCTGCTGGCCGGCTGTGGCCCGACGCCGTCGGCGCCGGTCGATATCGTGCGCCCGGTGAAGCTCTACAGCGTGCCCGCCGCCACCGCCGAAGGCGTACGGCAGTTTCCCGGCCAACTGGTGGCCTCGGACGAGGTCGACCTGTCCTTCCGCCTCGCCGGCCATCTCAAGACCCTGACAGTGAAACAGGGCCAACGCGTGGAGCGTGGCCAGCTGATCGCCGAACTGGACGACGCCGACCTGCGCCTGCGAGTACGTGATCGCGAAGCCAGCTACAACCTCGCCCGCGCCCAGTACCAGCGCGTCGCCACGCTCAACGAGCGGCAACTGGTGGCCCGCGCCGAGCTCGACCAGCGCAAGGCCCAGCTGGATTCCGCCGAAGCCGCGCTCAAGCTGGCCCGCCAGGAGCTGGGTTACGCACGCCTGACGGCGCCCTTCACCGGCGTCATCGCGCAGGTGCCGGTGCAGAACCACCAGATGCTGCAGCCCAAGCAGCCGGTGGCCATCCTGCAATCCGCCGATAGCTACGACGTGCAGTTCCAGTTGCCGGAAAGCCTGCTGGAGCGCGTCGACGGCGCCAGCCTGCGCAGCGACTACCAACCCATCGTGCGCCTGGCCCGTGTGCCTGGCCGGGACTTCCCCGCGCACTACAAGGAGCACAGCACCCGCCCCGATCCCGCGACCCTGAGCTATACCGTCACCCTCACCCTGGAGCGACCGAAGGACGTCACCCTGCTGCCGGGCATGAGTGCCACCGTCGAGGTGGATTTCGCCCGCCTCGGCCGCGATGCGCAGGCGCTCCTGCGAGTGCCGGTGGAAGCGGTCTTCAGCGCCGACGACGGCGCGCCGGGGCAGAGCCAGGTGTGGGTGGTGAAGGGTGAAGGCGATGCGTTGCGCGTTGAGCGCCGGACAGTGGAACTAGGTCAACCCGATGCCGAGGGCATCCAGATTCTTTCCGGACTGGAGCCGGGCGAGCGCATCGTCGCTGCCGGCACCTCCGAGCTGCGTGAAGGCCAGGCAGTGCGTCCGTGGCAACGCGAGCGGGGGCTGTGA
- a CDS encoding response regulator, whose protein sequence is MSLTAQDHRPCLLLVDDEATNLQVLRHILQDDYRLLFAKDGDKALELANRERPDLVLLDVMMPGMTGFEVCQRLKAEQTTCAIPVIFVTALADVPDEARGFEVGAVDYITKPVSPPIVKARVRTHLSLVRVEELRETRLQIVQRLGKAAEYKDNETGLHVIRMSHYAHILARAAGFSEKAADDLLNAAPMHDVGKIGIPDAILQKPGRLDEQEWAVMRQHPEIGARIIGEHDSTLLTLARSIALTHHERWDGTGYPNALRAEEIPLEGRIVAIADVFDALTSVRPYKPAWSIDEAIELLRREKGRQFDPELVELFLGCLPDILAVRERWADAG, encoded by the coding sequence ATGAGCCTGACCGCCCAAGATCATCGTCCCTGCCTGCTGCTGGTAGACGATGAAGCCACCAACCTCCAGGTGCTGCGCCACATCCTGCAGGACGACTACCGCCTGCTGTTCGCCAAGGACGGCGACAAGGCGCTGGAGCTGGCCAACCGCGAACGCCCGGACCTGGTCCTGCTGGACGTGATGATGCCCGGCATGACCGGCTTCGAGGTCTGCCAGCGGCTCAAGGCCGAGCAGACCACCTGCGCCATCCCGGTGATCTTCGTCACCGCGCTGGCTGATGTACCCGACGAAGCGCGGGGCTTCGAGGTCGGCGCAGTGGACTACATCACCAAGCCGGTCAGCCCGCCCATCGTCAAGGCTCGCGTGCGCACGCACCTGTCGCTGGTGCGTGTGGAGGAACTGCGCGAGACGCGCCTGCAGATCGTCCAGCGCCTGGGCAAGGCCGCGGAGTACAAGGACAACGAGACCGGCCTGCACGTCATCCGCATGAGCCACTACGCGCACATCCTGGCCCGCGCCGCCGGCTTCTCGGAGAAGGCCGCCGACGACCTGCTCAACGCGGCGCCCATGCACGACGTGGGCAAGATCGGCATTCCCGATGCCATCCTGCAGAAGCCCGGCCGCCTCGACGAACAGGAATGGGCGGTGATGCGCCAGCACCCGGAAATCGGCGCGCGGATCATCGGCGAACACGACTCCACCCTGCTCACCCTGGCGCGCAGCATCGCCCTCACCCACCACGAGCGCTGGGACGGGACGGGTTACCCCAATGCCCTGCGCGCCGAGGAAATCCCTCTGGAGGGCCGCATAGTCGCCATCGCCGACGTGTTCGACGCGCTGACCAGCGTACGCCCGTACAAGCCGGCCTGGAGCATCGACGAGGCCATCGAACTGCTGCGCCGGGAAAAAGGCCGCCAGTTCGACCCGGAGCTGGTGGAGCTTTTCCTCGGTTGCCTGCCCGACATCCTCGCCGTGCGCGAGCGCTGGGCCGACGCGGGCTGA
- a CDS encoding GlxA family transcriptional regulator, with protein MESRRIACLLYPEVMSLDITGPLQVFASANVERQRQGLAPIYELLVLGERVGPVATSAGLRICADMGWREVEPATLDTLLVPGGLGVPQQCENTDLLHWLAAAEPQVRRLGSVCSGALILAAAGVLNGRPATTHWADVDELCSDYPEVLVQGDRLHTYDPQRRDGDDHVFTSAGVTAGIDLALALVEADLGRALALTVARRLVMFLKRPGGQAQFSHWLTPEPSRTPRLAALLEWIPANLGSDLSLEVLAEQACMSPRTLSRVFINELGMGPGRYVERVRLEAARALLQDAQASISTVSRLCGFGHPENLRRTFHKHLAISPQEYAERFGQLR; from the coding sequence ATGGAATCGCGCCGCATCGCCTGCCTGCTCTACCCCGAGGTCATGAGCCTGGACATCACCGGGCCGCTGCAGGTGTTCGCCTCGGCCAACGTCGAGCGCCAGCGCCAGGGCCTGGCACCGATCTATGAGCTGCTGGTACTGGGCGAACGGGTCGGGCCGGTGGCCACCTCGGCCGGCCTGCGCATCTGCGCTGACATGGGATGGCGAGAAGTCGAGCCAGCCACACTGGATACCCTGCTGGTACCGGGTGGGCTGGGCGTCCCGCAACAATGCGAAAACACCGACCTGCTGCACTGGCTGGCTGCCGCCGAGCCCCAGGTGCGCCGGCTCGGCTCGGTGTGCTCCGGCGCGCTGATCCTCGCCGCGGCCGGCGTGCTCAACGGCCGTCCGGCCACCACGCACTGGGCGGATGTCGATGAGCTGTGCAGCGACTACCCCGAGGTACTGGTCCAGGGCGACCGCCTGCATACCTACGATCCGCAGCGCCGGGACGGCGACGATCACGTGTTCACTTCGGCCGGCGTCACAGCCGGCATCGACCTCGCCCTGGCGCTGGTGGAAGCAGACCTCGGCCGCGCACTCGCCCTGACCGTGGCGCGGCGGTTGGTGATGTTCCTCAAGCGCCCCGGCGGGCAGGCGCAGTTCAGTCACTGGTTGACCCCGGAACCTAGCCGCACGCCACGCCTGGCGGCACTGCTGGAGTGGATACCGGCCAATCTCGGCAGCGACCTGTCGCTGGAGGTTTTGGCCGAACAGGCGTGCATGAGCCCGCGCACACTGTCGCGGGTGTTCATCAACGAACTGGGCATGGGCCCGGGGCGCTACGTCGAACGCGTGCGCCTGGAAGCCGCCCGCGCGCTGTTGCAGGACGCCCAGGCGTCGATCAGCACGGTGTCGCGGCTGTGCGGCTTCGGCCACCCGGAGAACCTGCGCCGTACCTTCCACAAGCACCTGGCGATCAGCCCGCAGGAATACGCCGAGCGCTTCGGCCAGTTGCGCTGA
- a CDS encoding DUF4256 domain-containing protein, with protein sequence MNAKQRDALLATLQARFKQHPERHKGIDWAEVQARLEAAPAKLKALEQMEETGGEPDVVGRESASGAFLFFDCSAETPAGRRSLCYDREALDARKKDKPAGCATELAAQIGIELLDEAQYRQLQELGSFDQKTSSWLRTPGSMRKLDGALFGDRRYERVFIYHNGVQSYYAARGFRGVLMV encoded by the coding sequence ATGAATGCGAAGCAACGCGACGCCCTGCTGGCCACCCTGCAGGCGCGGTTCAAGCAACACCCCGAGCGCCACAAGGGCATCGACTGGGCGGAAGTCCAGGCGCGCCTGGAGGCCGCCCCGGCCAAGTTGAAAGCGCTGGAGCAGATGGAGGAAACCGGCGGCGAACCCGACGTGGTCGGCCGCGAAAGCGCCAGCGGCGCCTTCCTGTTCTTCGATTGCTCCGCCGAGACCCCGGCCGGCCGCCGCAGCCTCTGCTACGACCGCGAGGCGCTGGACGCACGCAAGAAGGACAAGCCCGCCGGCTGCGCCACCGAGCTGGCCGCGCAGATCGGCATCGAGCTGCTGGACGAGGCGCAGTACCGCCAGTTGCAGGAGCTGGGCAGCTTCGACCAGAAGACCTCCAGCTGGCTGCGCACGCCCGGCTCCATGCGCAAGCTGGACGGCGCGCTGTTCGGCGACCGCCGCTACGAGCGGGTGTTCATCTACCACAATGGCGTGCAGTCCTATTACGCCGCGCGCGGTTTTCGCGGTGTGCTGATGGTTTAG
- a CDS encoding efflux RND transporter permease subunit, protein MDISGYLIRGFLQNRVSSWIVILLLALGGLYAILEIGRLEDPAFTVKTAVVATRYAGASPQQVEEEVTYPLENAIQQLAYVDKLTSISSAGLSQITVNVKPQYRAGDLPQIWDELRRKVNDLAPHLPPGVSPPQVNDDFGDVYGILLSLSGQGYSYQELRDYADYLRRELVLVPGVSKVVVSGLQAEQVQVDVSREKMTAMGVPLTRLVNLLNRQNLVSDAGSLRVGSESIRLHPTGEFTDVSELEQLLVSAPGSAQLIRLGDIATVRRGFTDTPSHLWRADGEAALALGIAFAPQVNVVKVGDAVHLRLDQLESERPAGMQLTPFYDQAVEVHGAVNGFLLSFVLALAIVVGTLLVFMGLRSGLVIAGVLALNVLGSLLLMYLLGIELQRISLGALIISLCMLVDNAIVVVEGVLVGRLRGQGVDAAIRHIVRLTALPLLGATVIAVLAFAPIGLSSDSTGEYCRSLFEVLLVSLLLSWVTAMTLTPLFARWAFEKMPAQAASAEPHQGWLYRAYRALLEACLRQRALTLGVLALALAASLLGFAQVRQNFFPPANTPMFFVDLWLPQGTAIEHTRDLAAEIDRHITALPGVERTVTSIGQGAPRFILTYSAERQHTNYAQVLVRTENRAQIPGLIADLQHYLDERYPQVQTGLKRLMFGPSNGSAIEVRLTGADPQVLRRLGAQVGDILAADPVATGVGHDWQSRALLVRPQFNEARARELGIDKGDLDSLLRMSFSGLSVGLYRDGTQQLPIVVRERDLDAGQINDLMLWSPVSQRYLPIEQVVGGFDSVWEDPLILRQDRKRTLTVMADVAPQSGETSSQLLARVRPQIEALQLPPGYELAWGGDVESSGDARNGVLGSLPMAFLAMFIITVLMFSSPRKALLIWLTVPLAMIGVTVGFLLTGIPFGFMALLGLLSLSGMLVRNGIVLLEEVDNLAAGGQPPREALVNASCARLRPICLTALTTILGLAPLLLDAFFQSMSVVIMFGLGFATLLTLIVLPVLYASAYRLGAAR, encoded by the coding sequence ATGGATATCAGCGGCTACTTGATCCGCGGCTTTCTACAAAATCGGGTCAGCAGCTGGATAGTCATCCTCCTGCTGGCCCTCGGCGGCCTTTACGCGATCCTTGAGATCGGCCGCCTGGAAGACCCGGCCTTCACGGTGAAGACCGCGGTGGTCGCCACCCGCTACGCCGGCGCCTCACCGCAGCAGGTGGAAGAGGAAGTCACCTACCCGCTGGAAAACGCCATCCAGCAACTGGCCTACGTCGACAAGCTGACCTCGATCTCCAGCGCCGGCCTCTCGCAGATCACCGTCAACGTGAAGCCGCAGTACCGCGCAGGCGACTTGCCGCAGATCTGGGACGAACTGCGGCGCAAGGTCAACGATCTCGCTCCGCACCTGCCGCCGGGCGTTTCGCCGCCACAGGTGAACGACGATTTCGGCGACGTATACGGCATCCTCCTGTCGCTCTCCGGCCAGGGCTACAGCTACCAGGAGCTGCGCGACTACGCCGACTACCTGCGCCGCGAGCTGGTGCTGGTGCCGGGCGTGAGCAAGGTGGTGGTTTCCGGCCTGCAGGCCGAACAGGTGCAGGTGGATGTCTCGCGGGAAAAGATGACCGCCATGGGAGTACCACTGACTCGCCTGGTGAACCTGCTGAACCGTCAGAACCTGGTGTCCGACGCTGGTAGCCTGCGTGTCGGCAGCGAGAGCATTCGTCTGCATCCCACCGGCGAATTCACCGACGTCTCGGAGCTGGAGCAACTGCTGGTCAGCGCACCGGGCAGCGCCCAACTGATCCGCCTGGGTGACATCGCCACGGTCAGGCGCGGTTTCACCGACACCCCCAGCCACCTCTGGCGCGCCGATGGCGAAGCGGCCCTGGCGCTGGGCATCGCTTTTGCCCCACAGGTGAACGTGGTGAAGGTCGGCGACGCCGTGCACCTGCGCCTCGACCAGCTGGAAAGCGAACGCCCCGCTGGCATGCAGCTGACGCCGTTCTATGACCAGGCCGTGGAAGTGCACGGCGCGGTGAACGGCTTCCTGCTCAGCTTCGTCCTGGCGCTGGCCATCGTGGTCGGCACGCTGCTGGTCTTCATGGGCCTGCGCAGCGGCCTGGTGATCGCCGGGGTGCTGGCACTCAACGTGCTCGGCAGCCTGCTGCTGATGTACCTGCTGGGCATCGAGCTGCAGCGCATCAGCCTCGGCGCGCTGATCATTTCCCTGTGCATGCTGGTGGACAACGCCATCGTCGTGGTCGAGGGCGTGCTGGTCGGGCGCCTGCGGGGCCAGGGCGTCGACGCCGCGATCCGCCATATCGTCCGCCTCACCGCGCTGCCGCTGCTGGGCGCCACGGTGATCGCGGTACTGGCCTTCGCGCCCATCGGCCTGTCTTCCGACTCCACCGGCGAATACTGCCGCTCACTGTTCGAAGTGTTGCTGGTGTCGCTGCTGCTCAGCTGGGTGACGGCCATGACCCTGACGCCGCTGTTCGCCCGCTGGGCCTTCGAGAAGATGCCGGCACAGGCAGCGAGCGCCGAGCCGCACCAGGGTTGGCTGTATCGCGCCTACCGCGCTCTGCTGGAAGCCTGCCTGCGCCAGCGCGCGCTGACTCTGGGCGTGCTCGCCCTGGCACTCGCCGCATCGCTGCTGGGCTTCGCCCAGGTGCGGCAGAACTTCTTCCCGCCGGCCAACACGCCGATGTTCTTCGTCGACCTGTGGCTGCCGCAGGGCACGGCCATCGAACACACCCGCGACCTGGCCGCCGAGATCGACCGGCACATCACCGCCCTGCCGGGCGTCGAACGCACCGTCACCAGCATCGGCCAGGGCGCACCACGCTTCATCCTCACCTACAGCGCCGAACGCCAGCACACCAACTACGCGCAAGTGCTGGTGCGCACCGAGAACCGCGCGCAGATTCCGGGGCTGATCGCCGACCTGCAGCACTACCTCGATGAGCGCTATCCGCAAGTGCAGACCGGCCTCAAGCGCCTGATGTTCGGCCCGTCCAACGGCAGCGCCATCGAAGTACGGCTGACCGGCGCCGATCCGCAGGTGCTGCGCCGCCTCGGCGCACAGGTGGGCGATATCCTCGCCGCCGACCCGGTCGCCACCGGCGTCGGCCATGACTGGCAATCCCGTGCGCTGCTGGTCCGCCCACAGTTCAACGAAGCCCGCGCCCGCGAACTGGGGATCGACAAGGGCGATCTGGACAGCCTGCTGCGCATGAGTTTCAGCGGCCTCTCCGTCGGCCTTTACCGCGACGGCACGCAGCAGTTGCCCATCGTCGTGCGCGAACGCGACCTGGACGCCGGGCAGATCAACGACCTGATGTTATGGAGCCCGGTGAGCCAGCGCTACCTGCCCATCGAGCAGGTGGTCGGTGGCTTCGACAGCGTCTGGGAAGACCCGCTGATCCTGCGCCAGGACCGCAAGCGCACGCTGACGGTGATGGCCGACGTCGCCCCGCAGAGCGGCGAAACCTCCTCGCAACTGCTCGCCCGCGTGCGCCCGCAGATCGAGGCGCTGCAACTGCCACCGGGCTACGAACTGGCCTGGGGCGGCGACGTGGAAAGCTCCGGCGATGCCCGCAATGGCGTGCTCGGCAGCCTGCCGATGGCCTTCCTGGCGATGTTCATCATCACCGTGCTGATGTTCTCCTCGCCGCGCAAGGCGCTGCTGATCTGGCTGACCGTGCCGCTGGCGATGATCGGCGTGACTGTCGGCTTCCTGCTTACCGGCATTCCCTTCGGCTTCATGGCGCTGCTCGGGCTCTTGAGCCTGTCCGGCATGCTGGTGCGTAATGGCATCGTGCTGCTGGAGGAAGTCGACAACCTCGCCGCCGGCGGCCAGCCACCGCGCGAGGCGCTGGTGAACGCATCCTGCGCGCGCCTGCGGCCGATCTGCCTGACTGCGCTGACCACCATCCTCGGCCTGGCTCCCCTGCTGCTGGATGCGTTCTTCCAGAGCATGTCGGTGGTGATCATGTTCGGCCTGGGTTTCGCCACGCTGCTGACGTTGATCGTGCTGCCGGTGCTGTATGCCAGCGCGTATCGGCTGGGTGCAGCCAGGTAG